The Acidobacteriota bacterium genomic sequence GGCCACCGGTGACGTCATCGAGAACGCCGAGGTCGTCTTCAGCGCCGAGGGCCAGGACGTGCTGGCCTGCCCCACCTGGATCGGCGGCAAGGACTGGGAGGCCGGCGCCTACAGCCCCCGGACCAACCGCATGTACATGCCGTTGCGCAACGCCTGCGCGCGGATGATGGCCACCCGCGACGGCGGCATGGATCTCTACGCGCTCGCGGTGCGTACCGAGTTCGCCCCGGGCTTCGATCAACTCGGTACGGTGCAGGCGATCTCGGCCGAGACCGGCGCCACCGAGTGGATCCACTCACAGCGAACCGCCACCATGTCGCTCGTCGCGACCGGCGGCGGGCTCGTGTTCGGCGGCGACGTCAACGGGCGCTTCCGGGCGTTCGACGACGAGACCGGCGCGGTGCTCTGGGAAATCAATCTCGGCTCGGCGGTCACCGGCTTCCCCATCACCTACGCGGTCGACGGCCGGCAGTACGTGGCGGTGAGCACGGGGACGGCCGGCACCGCGTCGGGGTTCATCCGGCTGACGCCGGAAATCACGCCGAGCGCCGGGAACAATCTGTTCGTCTTCGCGTTACCGGAGTGACGTGGCGGTCGTCTTGGGCGCGGACGCCGGGACGGTATTCAAGGCCGCAGCAACTCACCTGTGACGAAGACGCGGCGGCACGCGGCGATGACGCCGTCGGGGCGAAAAGTGCATTCGAGCGCGGCGGCTCCGGCCTGTAGCGGGACGATCAGCGACTCGGGAACATCGTCGTCCAGACCGACCACCATCTCCGCGTTCACCGTCGCCCTCAGACCCATGCCCACGTCGATGCCTTCGTGGACGACAGAGCGGAATCCAGGCAACGTGAACAGGACGGCGTAGGTGTCCCGCGGCAGATCCGCGATCCGGTACCGGCCATCGAGGTCGGTCACGTCGAGGCGTGGCTCGCCCAGCGTCGAGCCGACTGCCTGAACGGTGACCCCTGGCAAAGCGTCGCCGGCTGTGTCGAGCACTTGGCCGACGATGACCCCGTCCTGTGCCGACGCGAACGCAGACGCCAGAATGAACGCCGCGAACAGAGCCGAAGCGGTAACTCGCATGGAGAAACCTCCCGTTCGCATCATACCGTGAGCACTCGTCGCTGTAGCGTTGCGTCCATGGTGCAAGAATCAGACAGAACCATCGGGTTGTTGTTTTGAAGAAGGCGACGGTCGTCATTGGCCGTCTCCGAACGGTGACGAGCACGAAAGCGTCCTGCACGTCGAACTCGGGCGGTGGATTGCCGTTCTCCGCCAACGTCCTGCGGGCCGTCTCGATGCCGATTCCGAAGCGCTGCATGAAGCCCATGTTCTTCATGGCTTCCGCGATCAGTTCTGCGTCGCCGAGCATGCCTCCACTGCCTCCGGTTCCGATGCCGCGTCAATCCTCTTCGATTATGGCGCGGGCCGCGTGCGGCAAGGGTTCTGTACGCGTCACCAGCCGTACTGGCCCTTCGACACCCGGTCGAACGACTCCCGGACGAGCTCCCGCAGCACGTCCATGTCGATGTCCTCCAGCTTCTTGATGTAGAGGCACGACTTCCCCGTCGTGTAGCGGCCGAG encodes the following:
- a CDS encoding carboxypeptidase regulatory-like domain-containing protein, whose amino-acid sequence is MMRTGGFSMRVTASALFAAFILASAFASAQDGVIVGQVLDTAGDALPGVTVQAVGSTLGEPRLDVTDLDGRYRIADLPRDTYAVLFTLPGFRSVVHEGIDVGMGLRATVNAEMVVGLDDDVPESLIVPLQAGAAALECTFRPDGVIAACRRVFVTGELLRP